The following proteins are co-located in the Candidatus Omnitrophota bacterium genome:
- the purH gene encoding bifunctional phosphoribosylaminoimidazolecarboxamide formyltransferase/IMP cyclohydrolase, with the protein MKIKRALISVSDKTGLDILAKTLNKFGVEILSTGGTAKAIRALGIPVKDVSEHTGFPEMLDGRVKTLHPMIHGGLLALRENKEHMDIVKKHAIGLIDMVVVNLYPFEKTVAKAGVKLEEAIENIDIGGPSMLRSAAKNHRSVCVICDVADYGRVIAEMEKSGGSVAEALLVELGVKVFQKTSTYDAAIYEYLQRQGATASSQEPAGEFPQVLNLKYKKLQDLRYGENPHQKAAFYKDEASAEPSVSGAVQLHGKELSFNNIIDLNAALEIVKEFKEPAATIIKHTNPCGTATSTSLKQAYIDALDCDRLSAFGSIVGFNRPIDTEVAKTILEEADFVECIIAPSYDAQALESLKVKKNLRLVEVKNFGAKPANFDKDIKKVVGGLLIQDRDVVTLKESDLKFVTKIKPTKEELASLLFGWVVAKHVKSNAIVLCRGTKTVGVGAGQMSRVDSVMIACKKAGQRASGSTLASDAFFPKEDGIEQAHQGGITAIIQPGGSIRDAEVIKAADRLGIAMVFTGVRHFKH; encoded by the coding sequence ATGAAGATAAAACGCGCGCTCATAAGCGTATCCGATAAGACGGGTCTCGATATACTCGCGAAGACATTAAATAAATTCGGGGTGGAAATATTGTCGACGGGCGGCACCGCCAAAGCGATAAGGGCGCTCGGCATACCGGTGAAAGACGTGTCGGAGCATACGGGTTTTCCCGAGATGCTCGACGGCAGGGTCAAGACCCTGCATCCGATGATACATGGCGGGCTTCTCGCCCTGCGTGAGAATAAAGAGCACATGGATATCGTAAAGAAACACGCCATCGGCCTCATAGACATGGTGGTCGTAAACCTGTATCCATTCGAGAAGACGGTCGCGAAAGCGGGCGTCAAATTGGAAGAGGCGATAGAAAATATAGACATAGGCGGGCCGTCGATGTTGAGGAGCGCGGCGAAGAACCACAGGTCGGTATGCGTCATCTGCGACGTTGCCGATTATGGCAGAGTGATAGCCGAAATGGAAAAATCCGGCGGTAGCGTGGCGGAGGCTCTTCTGGTCGAGCTTGGTGTCAAAGTATTCCAGAAGACATCGACGTATGACGCGGCGATATACGAATATCTTCAAAGGCAAGGGGCGACAGCGTCGAGCCAGGAGCCTGCCGGTGAGTTCCCGCAAGTTTTGAATTTGAAGTATAAGAAGCTACAGGATCTGCGATACGGCGAAAATCCGCACCAGAAGGCGGCATTTTATAAAGATGAAGCGTCTGCCGAGCCGAGCGTCTCCGGAGCCGTGCAGTTGCACGGAAAAGAGCTTTCATTCAATAATATCATTGATCTTAATGCCGCGCTCGAGATAGTCAAAGAGTTCAAAGAACCCGCCGCGACCATAATAAAACATACCAATCCGTGCGGTACGGCTACGTCTACGAGCCTGAAGCAGGCATATATCGACGCGCTCGATTGCGACCGGCTGAGCGCCTTCGGCAGTATCGTAGGGTTTAACAGGCCCATCGATACGGAGGTAGCAAAAACGATATTGGAAGAAGCGGATTTCGTCGAGTGCATAATCGCCCCATCCTATGACGCGCAGGCGCTCGAATCGCTTAAAGTAAAGAAGAACCTGCGCCTGGTCGAGGTTAAGAATTTCGGCGCGAAGCCTGCCAATTTTGATAAGGATATAAAAAAGGTCGTCGGAGGCCTGCTTATTCAGGATAGGGACGTTGTAACGCTTAAAGAGTCGGATCTGAAATTCGTTACAAAAATTAAGCCGACCAAGGAAGAGCTTGCGTCCTTACTATTCGGCTGGGTGGTGGCTAAACATGTAAAATCCAATGCTATCGTGCTCTGCCGCGGCACTAAGACCGTCGGTGTCGGCGCCGGCCAGATGTCCCGGGTCGATTCGGTAATGATAGCGTGCAAAAAAGCGGGCCAGAGAGCTTCCGGCTCGACATTGGCGTCCGACGCGTTCTTCCCGAAGGAAGACGGGATCGAGCAGGCTCATCAGGGCGGCATCACGGCTATAATACAACCGGGCGGATCGATCCGCGACGCGGAAGTGATAAAGGCGGCCGACCGTTTAGGCATAGCGATGGTCTTTACGGGGGTCAGGCATTTT
- the gpmA gene encoding 2,3-diphosphoglycerate-dependent phosphoglycerate mutase, translating to MKKLVLLRHGESVWNKENRFTGWTDVDLSEKGMGEAKKAGEVLKKEGFVFDVAYTSVLKRAIRTLWMTLDGMDLMWIPVYNSWRLNERHYGALQGLNKSETAAKFGEEQVLVWRRSYDVPPPVLEKKDPRYPGNDLRYKNLTPKELPLTECLKDTVARFLPYWHETIAPAVKGGKRVIIAAHGNSLRALVKYLDNVSDKDIVSLNIPTGLPLVYELTDDLKPIKSYYMGDPEEVKKAMEAVANQGKAQR from the coding sequence ATGAAGAAGCTTGTTTTACTGCGTCACGGCGAGAGTGTCTGGAACAAGGAGAACAGGTTTACGGGATGGACCGACGTAGATCTTTCCGAAAAAGGCATGGGCGAGGCGAAGAAGGCCGGAGAGGTATTGAAGAAGGAAGGGTTTGTTTTCGACGTTGCTTACACATCGGTGCTGAAGAGAGCTATACGGACTTTATGGATGACGCTCGACGGGATGGATCTCATGTGGATACCCGTCTACAATTCATGGCGGCTGAACGAACGCCACTACGGCGCTTTGCAGGGGCTGAACAAATCCGAAACGGCGGCCAAGTTCGGCGAAGAACAGGTGCTTGTGTGGAGGCGTAGTTACGACGTACCCCCGCCGGTGCTGGAAAAGAAAGACCCGCGCTATCCGGGCAACGATCTCCGTTACAAAAACCTGACACCCAAAGAGCTTCCACTTACTGAATGCCTGAAAGATACCGTCGCGCGGTTCCTGCCGTATTGGCACGAGACTATCGCGCCCGCGGTGAAGGGCGGCAAGCGCGTGATAATCGCGGCCCACGGGAATAGCTTGAGGGCACTCGTGAAATATCTCGACAACGTTTCCGACAAAGACATAGTCAGTCTGAACATACCGACCGGACTGCCGCTCGTGTATGAATTGACCGACGACCTTAAGCCGATAAAGAGTTACTACATGGGCGATCCGGAAGAGGTGAAAAAAGCAATGGAAGCTGTAGCTAATCAGGGAAAGGCACAGCGATAA
- a CDS encoding transposase yields the protein MIYHIFNKSISNFTIYNDAFEYLRMLTAIQYYQSNPGKTSFSRFISLLEKEKTQIPTENKIVDVIAYCLMPTHFHFILNEQKEGGIASFTNNLLNSYTRYFNIKHNRKGPLWQGRSRRVLVKTDEQLLHLTRYIHLNPVTSYLVDNPGKWPYSSYDEYLKIPKDLQICKYADLIDMQPTIYMNFVTDRINYQRELAKIKDLLLE from the coding sequence ATGATTTATCATATTTTTAACAAAAGTATATCGAATTTTACAATATACAACGATGCTTTTGAGTACTTGCGGATGCTCACAGCTATTCAGTATTACCAATCAAATCCGGGGAAAACCAGTTTTTCGCGATTTATTAGTTTATTAGAAAAAGAAAAAACGCAAATTCCAACAGAAAATAAGATTGTTGATGTAATCGCGTATTGTCTTATGCCTACCCACTTCCATTTCATCTTAAATGAACAAAAAGAAGGCGGAATAGCTTCTTTTACTAACAACCTGCTTAATAGCTATACTCGTTATTTCAATATAAAACATAATAGAAAAGGGCCTTTATGGCAGGGAAGATCCCGAAGGGTATTAGTAAAGACCGATGAACAACTGCTACACCTCACAAGATACATACATTTGAATCCTGTTACGTCATATTTGGTTGACAACCCGGGGAAATGGCCATATTCCTCTTATGATGAGTATTTAAAAATACCAAAAGATCTACAGATATGTAAATATGCTGATTTAATAGATATGCAACCAACAATATATATGAATTTCGTAACCGATAGAATTAATTATCAGCGAGAATTAGCAAAAATAAAGGACTTACTCCTTGAGTGA
- the hemW gene encoding radical SAM family heme chaperone HemW — MEPSLYIHIPFCKRKCIYCNFYSRIYDEDAAGALVDTVILQLKDIDPKVYSIYIGGGTPSALSTKLLGKLLDALKNFSITSGEFTFEANPESMDGDKMKFLLDRGVGRLSVGVQSLDDRKLKKLGRIHSAKRGEECVALAHRMGFKNISADLIFGVWDETIDSWKKELDGITRLPITHVSCYDLTYEKGTPLAVAVANRSVEPLCDDITSVMYEDAIDILSLRGFKQYEVSNFARAGFESKHNTNYWENNPYIGLGPSAASYLDGVRSRNVSDVKEYVGRVSSRKSVTGFSEKLSPIERAMETAAVKIRTKPGIDFAWFKDKTGFDFCELEKKALPALLADDLIKYKRAGDAITGICLKRKGFLFCDTVSTALL; from the coding sequence ATGGAACCTTCCCTGTATATACACATCCCATTCTGCAAAAGAAAGTGCATCTATTGCAATTTTTACAGCCGCATATACGATGAGGATGCGGCGGGCGCTTTGGTAGATACCGTTATTCTCCAGCTTAAAGACATAGATCCGAAAGTTTATTCGATATACATAGGCGGTGGGACACCCAGCGCCTTGTCTACAAAACTTCTGGGAAAACTTCTGGACGCGTTAAAAAACTTTTCCATAACATCCGGCGAGTTTACATTTGAAGCGAATCCCGAAAGCATGGATGGCGATAAGATGAAGTTTCTCCTCGATCGGGGAGTCGGACGCCTGAGCGTGGGTGTTCAGTCGCTGGATGACCGCAAATTAAAGAAGTTGGGCCGGATACATTCCGCGAAAAGGGGGGAAGAGTGTGTCGCGCTCGCCCATAGGATGGGGTTCAAGAATATAAGCGCCGATCTTATCTTCGGCGTGTGGGATGAGACGATCGATTCGTGGAAGAAAGAGCTTGATGGAATAACGCGCTTGCCGATAACGCACGTATCGTGTTACGACCTTACTTATGAGAAGGGTACGCCGTTGGCTGTGGCTGTGGCAAATAGGAGCGTCGAGCCTCTATGCGACGACATAACCTCGGTGATGTATGAAGACGCGATAGATATTTTAAGCCTGCGCGGTTTCAAGCAATACGAGGTGTCAAATTTTGCCCGCGCAGGGTTCGAATCGAAGCACAATACGAACTACTGGGAGAATAATCCTTATATAGGGCTGGGCCCATCGGCCGCTTCGTATCTGGACGGCGTCAGGTCGAGGAATGTGTCTGATGTGAAAGAGTATGTCGGGAGGGTGAGTTCGCGCAAGAGTGTTACGGGGTTCAGCGAGAAGCTCTCGCCGATTGAGCGGGCTATGGAGACGGCCGCCGTCAAGATAAGGACGAAGCCGGGTATCGACTTCGCCTGGTTTAAGGATAAGACGGGATTTGACTTTTGCGAGCTCGAGAAGAAAGCGCTACCCGCGTTACTGGCTGACGATTTAATCAAATACAAGAGGGCTGGCGACGCCATAACCGGAATATGCCTCAAGCGCAAAGGTTTCCTCTTCTGCGACACCGTCTCCACCGCGTTACTGTAG
- a CDS encoding vitamin B12-dependent ribonucleotide reductase, whose translation MEDPRDGSLGLSENAIKVLEKRYLKRDKDDKVIETPADMFRRVAKNIAKADSRYGHTAAEVTATEAEFYAMMTRLEFLPNSPTLMNAGRELQQLSACFVLSIEDSMESIFETIKDTAIIHKSGGGTGFSFSRLRGKNSRVRSTGGISSGPVSFMKVFNSATQAVKQGGTRRGANMGILRVDHPDILEFITCKESDKEITNFNISVALTEEFMKRAADNKEYDLIDPHTKKSVGTLNAKDVLDLIIKMAHKNGEPGIIFIDRMNKDNPTPKSGEIESTNPCGEQPLLPYESCNLGSINLARMVDDGAINWQKLGDTVRKAVHFLDNVIDMNSYPLKRIEDTTKSNRKVGLGVMGFADMLLMLGITYGSESSMKIAEKVMKFILDEAKIASQDLAKERGPFPNFKDSIYNVAGAKRLRNATLTTIAPTGTLSIIANCSSGIEPVFAISYIRNIMDNTKLIEVHPYFKEVAVKGGFFTPELMNIIAQKGSLKSLSEVPERIQKVFVTAHDIDAVSHITMQSAFQKYTNNAVSKTVNLPQSATVEDVGRIYKLAYEGGCKGVTIYRDHSRDEQVLSIPAATEPKQQLVGAKISPRPRPNVTVGTTTKIATGCGNLYVTINEDEKGQPFEVFMSMGKAGGCAMSQLEAMGRLLSLALRSGIDTNSIIEQLRGIRCPSPSWEKGGRIFSCSDAIARVLERRIVEAKKGAAKPKSGTAADAVSQASSSPAQESGLSQSESSAVNTQKAVKAKTGNIVGVCPDCGSSLRHVEGCMVCNSCGYSKCG comes from the coding sequence ATGGAAGATCCGCGTGATGGTTCTTTGGGGTTGTCGGAAAACGCGATAAAGGTTCTGGAGAAGAGATATCTTAAAAGGGACAAGGACGACAAGGTTATCGAGACGCCTGCCGATATGTTCCGCAGGGTCGCGAAGAATATCGCGAAAGCCGATTCGCGTTACGGGCATACCGCCGCTGAAGTGACGGCGACGGAAGCGGAGTTTTACGCGATGATGACGCGGCTCGAGTTCCTGCCGAACTCGCCCACGCTCATGAACGCCGGCCGCGAGCTTCAGCAACTCTCCGCGTGTTTCGTCCTCTCGATAGAGGACTCGATGGAGTCGATATTCGAGACGATAAAAGATACGGCTATTATACATAAATCAGGCGGCGGTACCGGTTTCAGTTTTTCGCGTCTTAGGGGGAAGAACTCCCGAGTCCGTTCCACCGGCGGGATTTCCAGCGGCCCGGTTTCCTTCATGAAAGTATTCAATTCCGCAACGCAGGCGGTAAAGCAGGGCGGTACGCGCCGCGGCGCCAATATGGGCATCCTCAGGGTTGACCATCCGGACATACTCGAATTCATAACGTGCAAAGAGAGCGATAAAGAGATAACCAATTTCAATATTTCGGTGGCGCTGACCGAAGAATTCATGAAGAGGGCCGCCGATAATAAAGAATATGACCTTATCGATCCGCATACTAAAAAGAGCGTCGGGACTTTGAACGCGAAGGATGTTTTGGATCTTATCATAAAGATGGCCCACAAGAACGGCGAGCCCGGCATAATATTCATCGACAGGATGAATAAAGATAACCCCACCCCAAAGTCAGGCGAGATAGAGTCTACGAACCCGTGCGGAGAACAGCCGCTCCTCCCGTACGAAAGCTGTAACTTGGGCTCGATAAACCTGGCGCGCATGGTCGACGATGGCGCTATAAACTGGCAAAAGCTGGGCGACACCGTCCGCAAGGCCGTCCATTTCCTCGACAACGTCATAGATATGAACTCTTATCCGCTCAAGCGCATCGAAGATACGACGAAGTCCAACCGGAAGGTAGGCTTAGGCGTCATGGGTTTTGCCGACATGCTTCTCATGCTCGGGATTACCTACGGGTCCGAAAGTTCGATGAAGATCGCCGAGAAAGTCATGAAGTTTATACTCGATGAAGCTAAGATAGCTTCGCAGGATCTGGCCAAAGAGCGCGGGCCTTTCCCGAATTTTAAAGACAGCATTTATAATGTTGCCGGCGCCAAGCGCCTGCGCAACGCTACGTTGACGACGATAGCGCCGACGGGTACGTTGTCGATAATAGCGAATTGTTCGAGCGGGATAGAACCGGTATTCGCCATTTCCTATATAAGGAATATCATGGACAATACGAAGCTTATCGAGGTCCATCCCTATTTCAAGGAAGTCGCGGTAAAGGGCGGGTTCTTTACGCCTGAACTTATGAATATCATCGCCCAAAAGGGGTCGCTCAAGTCGCTTAGCGAGGTGCCGGAGAGAATACAGAAGGTTTTTGTTACGGCGCACGATATCGACGCGGTTTCTCATATAACGATGCAATCCGCGTTCCAGAAATATACGAATAATGCCGTTTCCAAAACGGTCAATCTCCCGCAGTCCGCCACCGTCGAGGATGTGGGTAGGATATATAAGCTTGCTTATGAGGGCGGTTGTAAAGGTGTTACCATCTATCGTGATCATTCCAGAGACGAGCAGGTTTTGAGCATACCTGCGGCCACAGAGCCGAAACAGCAGTTGGTGGGCGCTAAGATAAGCCCGCGGCCCAGGCCAAACGTTACAGTCGGCACTACCACAAAGATAGCGACCGGTTGCGGCAATCTGTACGTAACGATAAACGAAGACGAGAAGGGTCAGCCGTTCGAGGTTTTCATGTCGATGGGTAAGGCGGGCGGATGCGCGATGAGCCAGCTCGAAGCGATGGGGCGGCTTTTGTCTCTTGCGCTACGAAGCGGAATAGATACCAACTCCATAATCGAGCAGTTGCGCGGTATCAGATGCCCCTCGCCAAGCTGGGAGAAGGGCGGCAGGATATTCTCATGCAGTGACGCTATCGCGCGCGTTTTGGAGCGCAGGATAGTCGAAGCGAAGAAGGGCGCGGCCAAGCCGAAATCCGGGACGGCCGCCGATGCCGTCTCTCAGGCCTCGTCCTCGCCGGCTCAGGAGTCGGGCCTGTCTCAATCCGAATCTTCGGCAGTCAATACTCAGAAGGCGGTTAAAGCGAAGACGGGCAACATAGTAGGCGTCTGCCCCGATTGCGGCAGTTCACTGCGGCACGTTGAGGGTTGCATGGTATGCAACTCCTGCGGTTACTCTAAGTGCGGTTAG
- a CDS encoding glycosyltransferase family 2 protein: MKKDRFYQRLFEIIPGFLTWTTLGGLFALAFIKPLWVAIFVITFDLYWVIRISYLTFLLVFAYRRLGKEKKIDWLKESRSAGCVDGLEYKNIYHAVLFPAYKEGLDILTPSIEALEHANYPKDKMIVVLSIEERAGEEVWRNALSLKEKYAKHFFHFIATRHPENIPGEVKVKGANATWGAKALKEFVDSKKIDHEHVIISCFDADTCADEEYFGCLAYHYIINKKRTHSSYQPIPVYNNNIWQARSIARILELGSSFMQMIETMRIEKFVTFSSHSMSFRTLCEVGYWPVDMISDDSVIYWKCFLHFNGDYSVIPMYVTVSMDVATEKGIIQTVIKQYKQKRRWAWGVENFPYVMMGFRKNNKIPFFVKARRAFNILESHYTWAVWAIIITFIAPLPLIFGGGLFRQTAIGYNLPSVAAALFRVSLFTIFVCMFIGVRLLPPRPKEVKRQKIVVMVAQWVFSPLVAALLGSTPAIDAQTRLMLGKYMHFYVTSKSRRQTHSH; the protein is encoded by the coding sequence ATGAAAAAAGATAGGTTTTATCAAAGGCTCTTCGAGATAATCCCGGGGTTTTTGACCTGGACGACACTTGGCGGGCTATTCGCGCTCGCTTTCATAAAACCGTTGTGGGTCGCTATATTTGTAATAACTTTCGACCTTTATTGGGTTATACGGATATCCTACCTGACATTCCTGCTCGTTTTCGCGTACAGGCGGCTTGGCAAAGAGAAGAAGATAGACTGGCTTAAAGAGTCGCGCTCCGCCGGATGCGTCGACGGCCTGGAATATAAAAATATCTACCATGCCGTGCTTTTTCCGGCTTATAAAGAAGGCCTGGACATATTGACCCCGTCGATAGAAGCGCTCGAGCATGCCAATTATCCCAAAGATAAAATGATAGTGGTTTTGAGTATAGAGGAGCGGGCGGGCGAGGAGGTGTGGCGGAACGCGCTTTCCTTAAAAGAAAAGTACGCCAAACACTTTTTTCATTTTATAGCGACACGCCATCCGGAAAATATCCCGGGTGAAGTTAAGGTAAAAGGCGCCAACGCTACATGGGGGGCGAAAGCGCTGAAAGAATTCGTTGATTCGAAAAAGATAGACCATGAGCACGTTATAATATCGTGTTTCGACGCGGATACCTGCGCGGACGAGGAATATTTCGGATGCCTTGCCTACCACTATATAATAAACAAAAAGAGGACGCATTCAAGCTACCAACCGATACCTGTATACAATAACAATATCTGGCAGGCGCGTTCGATCGCCCGGATACTGGAGCTCGGTTCGAGCTTCATGCAGATGATAGAGACGATGCGCATCGAGAAGTTTGTGACGTTCTCCAGCCACAGCATGAGCTTCAGGACGCTCTGCGAGGTCGGTTACTGGCCCGTCGACATGATCTCGGACGACTCGGTGATATACTGGAAGTGCTTCCTCCATTTCAACGGTGATTATTCGGTCATCCCGATGTATGTGACCGTATCGATGGACGTCGCGACGGAGAAGGGTATCATCCAGACGGTAATAAAGCAGTATAAGCAGAAGCGGCGCTGGGCCTGGGGCGTCGAGAATTTTCCTTACGTAATGATGGGGTTCAGGAAAAATAATAAGATACCTTTTTTTGTAAAGGCCCGGCGGGCTTTCAATATCTTAGAGAGCCATTACACGTGGGCGGTATGGGCGATAATCATAACTTTTATAGCGCCCCTGCCGCTTATATTCGGCGGCGGGCTTTTCCGCCAGACGGCGATAGGCTATAATCTGCCGAGTGTCGCGGCGGCGCTATTTAGAGTATCGCTATTCACGATATTCGTCTGTATGTTCATCGGCGTCAGGCTTCTGCCTCCGCGGCCGAAGGAAGTCAAGCGGCAGAAGATCGTGGTGATGGTCGCTCAGTGGGTATTTTCGCCGCTCGTTGCCGCGCTCCTGGGGTCGACTCCCGCGATAGACGCGCAGACGCGGCTTATGCTGGGAAAATATATGCACTTCTACGTAACTTCGAAATCCCGACGGCAAACCCATTCCCACTAA
- a CDS encoding PEGA domain-containing protein, producing the protein MKKSDKIKRAIAFYVSVLLFFITLPILLSYSLGYRIEYKAMKVYKTGIIFINTKPSGASVYINDELLDGVTPTQVEDLKPGSYRVKVNKDGFYPWGEELIVRPNMVTKADSIILFPVMQEMNRISGYPAEDFAVSERGYIYYFTGSGLFRSDTGGVGFKKLSSFSDWPKKIIKKRFSPDGDKILLFNEKNIVVVYLAHDKDLMKDAEAARVENILISEEPILDVFWYTGSGYIIAVTEKYINVLELRGGGKRNIATLYKFAAKPQSVSYDPANGTLYFMDRASGDSAKGGAFLYRLDLRQKFFDYLMQLLLKKEPEASYEKR; encoded by the coding sequence ATGAAAAAAAGCGATAAGATAAAAAGGGCGATAGCATTCTATGTTTCGGTACTGCTATTTTTCATCACCCTTCCTATATTATTGTCCTACTCGCTTGGCTACCGCATAGAATATAAGGCTATGAAGGTTTACAAGACCGGCATAATCTTTATAAATACAAAACCTTCCGGCGCGTCCGTCTACATAAACGATGAATTGCTGGACGGTGTTACCCCGACGCAGGTAGAGGATCTGAAGCCGGGTTCTTACAGGGTCAAGGTCAATAAGGACGGTTTTTATCCCTGGGGGGAGGAGCTTATCGTAAGGCCCAATATGGTGACGAAAGCCGACAGTATAATATTATTCCCTGTAATGCAGGAGATGAACAGGATAAGCGGTTATCCGGCGGAAGATTTTGCCGTATCGGAGCGCGGCTATATTTACTATTTTACCGGTTCGGGTTTGTTCCGTTCGGATACAGGCGGTGTCGGTTTTAAAAAACTTTCTTCGTTTTCCGATTGGCCGAAAAAGATCATTAAAAAAAGGTTTTCGCCGGATGGCGATAAGATCCTGTTATTCAACGAAAAGAACATAGTGGTCGTTTATCTCGCCCATGATAAAGATCTGATGAAAGACGCCGAAGCGGCGCGTGTCGAGAATATATTGATTTCCGAGGAGCCGATATTGGATGTATTCTGGTATACGGGATCCGGTTATATCATAGCGGTAACGGAAAAGTATATAAACGTGCTCGAACTCCGCGGCGGCGGGAAGCGTAACATCGCCACCCTCTACAAATTTGCCGCAAAGCCGCAGTCGGTATCCTACGATCCGGCGAATGGGACGCTTTATTTTATGGATAGGGCGAGTGGTGATTCCGCTAAAGGCGGGGCTTTCCTTTACAGGCTGGATCTTCGCCAGAAGTTCTTCGATTATCTCATGCAATTACTGCTGAAGAAAGAACCGGAAGCTTCTTATGAAAAAAGATAG
- the rlmN gene encoding 23S rRNA (adenine(2503)-C(2))-methyltransferase RlmN produces the protein MNKASIKDLSKKELEEAIKEAGGQSYRAGQIFRWLYKIAVGAFDEMKDIPAPLREALDARFRIISLETIDTRRSLSDGTTKYLFRLEDGNTVEAVLLPERTRATVCISSQAGCKFKCDFCASASAPFARNLTSGEIAGEVMAIKAANPGANITNIVFMGIGEPFDNYENVLKAARLFNDKDAFNIGSRRMTISTCGVVPGIERLAKEGMQIELSVSLHSAGDAVRSKLMPVNKRYPLRELMASCKDYIRSTGRIITFEYVLLDGVNISRESAAELAGLLKGVKCKVNAISYNKVPGSKYGAPKDKDVKVFMQTLADAGVNVIHRKPKGEDIDAGCGQLRASRLK, from the coding sequence ATGAATAAGGCATCCATAAAAGATCTATCCAAAAAAGAGCTCGAAGAGGCTATCAAAGAGGCCGGAGGGCAGTCATACCGCGCCGGGCAGATATTCAGATGGTTGTATAAAATAGCTGTCGGCGCCTTCGACGAGATGAAGGACATACCCGCCCCGCTTCGTGAAGCGCTCGACGCCCGATTCCGGATAATATCTCTCGAAACCATAGATACGAGGCGGTCGCTGTCGGACGGTACGACAAAGTACCTCTTCCGCCTGGAGGACGGCAATACGGTCGAAGCGGTCCTTCTGCCGGAGAGAACGCGCGCCACCGTTTGCATATCGTCACAGGCAGGATGCAAGTTTAAATGCGATTTTTGCGCGAGCGCTTCGGCGCCATTCGCGCGAAACCTTACTTCCGGCGAGATAGCCGGTGAGGTTATGGCTATAAAAGCCGCCAATCCCGGCGCGAATATTACCAATATCGTATTTATGGGCATAGGCGAGCCGTTTGATAATTACGAGAATGTATTAAAGGCCGCGAGGCTATTTAACGATAAGGACGCGTTCAATATAGGTAGCCGCAGGATGACGATATCGACCTGCGGGGTGGTGCCCGGGATAGAACGCTTGGCAAAAGAGGGCATGCAGATAGAGCTTTCGGTTTCTCTGCATTCCGCCGGCGACGCTGTGCGTTCGAAACTTATGCCCGTCAACAAGCGCTATCCTTTGCGCGAACTGATGGCTTCGTGCAAAGATTATATACGTTCGACCGGCAGGATAATAACATTCGAATATGTGCTTCTGGACGGTGTAAATATTTCCCGCGAAAGCGCCGCGGAACTGGCCGGCCTTTTAAAGGGGGTCAAGTGCAAGGTGAATGCCATTTCGTATAACAAAGTCCCGGGCAGTAAATATGGCGCGCCGAAGGATAAAGACGTAAAAGTGTTCATGCAGACGCTCGCGGATGCCGGTGTTAATGTGATCCACCGCAAGCCGAAGGGCGAGGATATAGACGCGGGTTGCGGCCAGCTCAGAGCCTCGAGGTTGAAATGA